In Diachasmimorpha longicaudata isolate KC_UGA_2023 chromosome 4, iyDiaLong2, whole genome shotgun sequence, a single genomic region encodes these proteins:
- the LOC135161137 gene encoding uncharacterized protein LOC135161137, which produces MMQIKTLPLLQDAKFIVIDEGVEVLRATELVAGWLQMWKDTGSNHSTDLLLFSDPQFTFDTWTEVFGEKNLRIHDYYTQDLDNIYKSENINLREITNKFSSNKQSTVIINCLTSLVLSVGLSEAVRFIEKLGNQVSQLICIYRRDYGLQRIPSIETLGTTHVRLDKSSATSSGCDINYEISVTHRKQGGGFLRHRVVITQDVLTYEIKSERIPVVPSPKNLPTSPTAVLKPQATFRLDMNSRELEQKNDTPLPYIIKDKNPVNESKILYVPDDIDDLDEEDPDDDLPF; this is translated from the exons ATGATGCAGATAAAAACATTACCACTGCTTCAAGATGCCAAATTCATTGTTATTGATGAAG gcGTGGAAGTCTTACGTGCAACAGAGCTTGTTGCAGGCTGGTTACAAATGTGGAAAGACACAGGTTCAAATCATTCCACAGATCTGCTACTCTTCTCCGATCCCCAGTTTACATTTGACACTTGGACAGAAgtatttggagaaaaaaaccTGAGAATTCATGATTATTATACCCAAGATCTTGATAACATCTACAAATCAGAGAATATTAATTTACGAGAGATAACGAACAAATTTAGTTCCAATAAACAATCGACAGTGATAATTAATTGCTTGACTAGTCTAGTATTATCAGTCGGCCTGAGCGAAGCTGTTAgatttatcgaaaaattggGAAACCAAGTGTCACAGCTGATCTGTATATATCGAAGGGATTACGGTCTACAAAGAATTCCGAGCATAGAGACTCTGGGGACCACCCACGTCAGACTCGATAAATCGAGTGCAACGAGTTCTGGTTGCgatattaattatgaaatatctGTGACTCACCGGAAGCAGGGGGGAGGATTTTTAAGACATCGAGTAGTCATTACTCAGGATGTATTGACGTATGAAATTAAATCCGAGAGGATCCCAGTTGTCCCATCTCCGAAAAACCTTCCGACATCTCCAACTGCTGTGTTAAAGCCACAGGCAACATTCAGATTGGATATGAACTCTCGTGAGCTGGAGCAGAAGAACGACACACCTCTGCCTTACATTATTAAGGATAAAAATCCAGTTAATGAATCTAAAATTTTGTATGTGCCTGACGATATTGATGATTTGGATGAAGAAGATCCTGATGATGATCTACCATTTTGA
- the LOC135161128 gene encoding ubiA prenyltransferase domain-containing protein 1 homolog has product MMSNGIRAPSQEDAAKTGRSRTSTNGASTSSTLDSPLMKLSSYFLAVRPWSLSASLMPTLLGSALAYRLTGLESFSLISFILTLYTIISVHGAGNVVNTYFDYIKGVDSGGKSDDRILVDQLLSKDELVSLGTILYAAGCLGFVLLATISPAKMEHLALVFFGGLSSSFLYTGGIGLKYIALGDVLILVIFGPISVLFAFMAQTGYIKWGTIYYAIPLALNTEAILHSNNTRDLENDRRAGIVTLAILIGRTASHVLYAFLLFTPYITLVVLALRYSVWFLLPLVTLPTAFKIEKQFRNPMTIQSVPKQTARLNMFLGVLYVLSCLLVEPLPYF; this is encoded by the coding sequence ATGATGTCCAATGGAATACGGGCTCCCAGTCAGGAAGACGCGGCAAAAACAGGGAGATCGAGAACGAGCACCAACGGTGCATCGACATCATCAACCCTCGATTCACCCCTAATGAAGTTGTCATCGTACTTCCTGGCTGTCAGACCATGGTCTCTCAGTGCATCACTGATGCCAACACTCCTCGGTTCAGCACTGGCGTATCGTCTAACTGGTCTAGAGAGCTTCAGTCTAATATCGTTTATCTTAACCCTTTATACGATAATATCAGTGCATGGAGCTGGAAATGTTGTAAACACATACTTCGATTACATCAAGGGGGTTGACAGTGGGGGAAAAAGCGATGACAGAATACTGGTGGATCAGTTGTTATCTAAGGACGAGTTAGTGTCATTAGGGACAATACTTTATGCAGCTGGATGCCTGGGTTTTGTGCTATTAGCAACGATATCACCAGCTAAAATGGAACATCTGGCCCTTGTTTTTTTCGGGGGCCTGTCATCATCATTCCTGTATACTGGTGGCATTGGACTCAAGTACATTGCGCTTGGTGACGTACTTATACTTGTAATATTCGGCCCAATATCTGTGTTATTTGCTTTTATGGCTCAAACTGGATACATCAAGTGGGGTACGATATACTATGCAATACCGTTGGCATTGAATACAGAGGCTATTTTGCATAGTAATAATACCCGCGATCTTGAGAATGACAGAAGAGCTGGTATTGTCACTCTTGCTATTCTCATTGGTCGCACTGCATCACACGTTTTATACGCTTTTTTACTTTTTACACCGTACATAACCCTCGTTGTACTTGCACTCAGGTATTCAGTGTGGTTCCTATTACCACTTGTTACACTACCAACTGcgttcaaaattgaaaaacaatttcgaAATCCAATGACGATACAGAGTGTACCTAAGCAAACAGCAAGGCTCAATATGTTTCTTGGGGTGCTTTACGTACTTTCTTGTCTCCTTGTTGAGCCACTTCCGTACTTTTAA
- the LOC135161144 gene encoding gametocyte-specific factor 1 homolog produces MERETNMKACPYNEEHLIHRSRFVKHVLKCAKNYPPKYKESCPFNATHIMFHSELEEHMNLCPDKKGVNPGLYAYAKKHGSVKAPTPSEFEDALTCVDTWDGNIDNRLKDFTDTSSVASDTDESTCTLYKSVKHPTDAMKPLRPPREYGWPITMEFGYNGAEDVESVVSSLAPGGRGIRPISAGLMNSPMLSGRGGGRKRL; encoded by the exons ATGGAGAGAGAAACAAACATGAAGGCTTGCCCCTACAATGAGGAGCACCTAATACATCGATCTAGATTCGTGAAGCACGTCTTGAAATGTGCTAAG AATTATCCACCCAAGTATAAGGAGTCATGCCCATTCAATGCAACTCACATAATGTTCCACTCTGAGCTGGAAGAGCACATGAACTTGTGCCCAGACAAAAAGGGAGTCAATCCGGGGTTGTACGCTT ATGCCAAGAAACATGGATCCGTGAAAGCACCAACTCCATCAGAGTTCGAGGATGCCCTGACATGTGTCGACACCTGGGACGGCAATATCGATAATCGCCTGAAGGACTTCACTGATACTAGCTCAGTGGCCAGCGATACTGATGAATCAACATG CACACTTTACAAGTCTGTGAAACATCCCACGGATGCTATGAAACCATTGCGTCCGCCGAGGGAATATGGATGGCCCATAACAATGGAGTTTGGTTATAATGGTGCAGAGGATGTCGAGTCAGTCGTGAGCAGTCTTGCTCCGGGTGGTCGTGGCATCAGACCAATCTCAGCGGGACTAATGAACTCACCGATGCTGTCAGGACGTGGTGGCGGTCGAAAACGTCTTTAA
- the LOC135161124 gene encoding prohormone-2-like, with the protein MFFNWVQIIALGIAVVYVDSVPSGLVQDASQTDQVMRPKVKRAQEVLMFGNQQNRRIENTAASNVFAPTAEKRTLGTSGLEDVKAALAEDETFSHAKQPSVSIFDGERLAPYEKNYDYGKVMMNEVGDDLPRNWDMPPYARYFGLDEDRRKRSESKNTGVSTSGPPARPTTVSPSSTAASSLPIVQSSPHSFVQAKRSLPLYQEPRYKRALDREDLLALISFWENGPRPRNWRGYGHDEYENIEDDSNVIGLEDEDPRSGWLEGPVYAPHRFNLAPEMSPSDIGIPRTHPINSYEQYGNQYAAYDNSPYESTQYRTMYPHNSYYPPEKRFMVSRKRSQGYDTYNGRSLNDIVNFSQMMNSQPQGYPNLPQRLLY; encoded by the exons ATGTTCTTCAATTGGGTGCAAATAATCGCCCTCGGGATAGCAGTAGTGTATGTAGATTCCGTGCCAAGTGGATTAGTGCAGGACGCGTCTCAAACTGATCAAGTAATGAGACCTAAAGTGAAGAGAGCCCAGGAGGTCCTCATGTTCGGTAATCAGCAGAATCGTCGGATTGAAAATACAGCTGCGTCCAATGTATTCGCCCCCACTGCAGAGAAAA GAACTCTCGGAACATCGGGGCTCGAAGACGTGAAAGCTGCCTTGGCAGAGGACGAGACTTTCAGTCACGCTAAACAACCCAGTGTTTCGATTTTCGATGGTGAAAGACTTGCACCGtacgagaaaaattatga TTATGGAAAAGTCATGATGAATGAAGTTGGTGACGATTTGCCGAGAAACTGGGACATGCCACCGTACGCGAGGTACTTCGGCCTCGATGAGGATCGTCGTAAGCGATCGGAATCGAAAAATACTGGCGTTTCAACATCTGGCCCACCAGCACGTCCAACAACTGTATCACCATCATCCACGGCTGCATCATCTCTGCCCATTGTCCAGAGTTCCCCGCACTCATTTGTTCAGGCGAAACGAAG CCTGCCTCTCTACCAGGAGCCCAGATATAAACGCGCCTTAGATCGGGAGGATCTGCTGGCACTTATATCTTTCTGGGAAAATGGACCAAGACCGAG AAATTGGAGGGGCTACGGGCACGACGAGTACGAGAATATCGAGGACGACAGCAATGTGATCGGACTGGAAGACGAGGATCCAAGGA GTGGGTGGTTGGAGGGACCGGTTTACGCACCCCATCGCTTCAATCTTGCACCAGAAATGTCTCCATCTGACATTGGAATTCCCCGAACACACCCTATAAATTCTTACGAACAATATGGCAATCAGTATGCGGCTTACGATAACTCACCGTATGAATCGACGCAGTACCGTACTATGTATCCTCACAACAGTTATTATCCTCCAGAGAAGCGCTTCATGGTGTCACGAAAGCGATCACAG GGATATGATACCTACAACGGTCGTAGTCTCAACGATATTGTCAATTTCTCACAGATGATGAATTCGCAGCCTCAGGGATATCCGAATCTACCCCAACGTTTATTGTACTAA
- the LOC135161119 gene encoding peptidyl-prolyl cis-trans isomerase sig-7 — MSVVIETTIGDFTVDLFTEERPQTCRNFLKLCKIKYYNWHLFHTVQSNFIAQTGDPTGTGKGGESVYGMILGEEARYYEAERMPKIKHNRVGLLSMVNCGDNMLGSQFFITLDRDLQSLDGEHCIFGEIVEGLEVILKFNDTICDGDHRPYQDIRISHTVILEDPYDDPENLPVPDRSPEPTKEVLMSDRIGADEVLDDTAGMSIEEIMEMRRDKEAKAAATILEIVGDIPDADIAPPENVLFVCKLNPVTNDDDLEIIFSRFGKIIGCEVIRDRQSGDSLQYAFIEFAERKSCEDAYFKMDNVLIDDRRIHVDFSQSVSKMRWKGKGKGFLYNEEQKNSSDTRVRDGRGMSFEKKTGGGERQSYGNGNRDGNSYESGRTHKHDQTRERNRGDDCYENNKHSKDYRRHGQSNRRDTEPSRTRNRSRSRNRSGDERDRLAYTDNSNRRRERTDYRDKDKERRRRKDKKREEEKKSRDYSRSRKDKKKRSRDTSTEKYQRKKK; from the exons atgagtgTAGTTATAGAAACGACAATCGGTGATTTTACTGTTGATTTATTCACTGAAGAACGACCGCAGA catgtcgaaacTTTCTCAAACTGTGCAAAATAAAGTACTACAACTGGCACTTGTTCCACACAGTCCAGAGTAACTTCATAGCACAAACGGGTGATCCAACGGGTACCGGTAAGGGTGGCGAAAGTGTCTACGGTATGATCCTGGGTGAGGAGGCCCGTTATTACGAGGCTGAGCGAATGCCAAAAATAAAGCACAATAGAGTGGGTCTGTTATCGATGGTAAACTGCGGTGACAACATGCTGGGCTCCCAGTTTTTCATTACTCTAGATCGAGATCTGCAGTCCCTGGACGGCGAGCACTGCATTTTTGGTGAGATAGTCGAGGGTCTGGAGGTTATCCTAAAGTTCAATGATACAATCTGCGACGGTGATCATCGGCCCTATCAGGACATTCGCATCTCCCACACAGTAATTCTTGAAGACCCCTACGACGATCCTGAGAATTTGCCAGTACCAGATCGAAGCCCGGAGCCAACGAAGGAGGTCCTGATGAGCGACAGAATTGGTGCTGACGAGGTGCTCGACGACACTGCTGGTATGTCCATAGAGGAAATCATGGAAATGCGGAGGGACAAGGAAGCTAAAGCTGCTGCAACGATTCTTGAGATCGTTGGTGATATACCTGACGCTGATATCGCACCTCCTGAGAACGTTTTATTTGTCTGCAAGCTCAATCCAGTGACCAATGATGACGATTTGGAGATAATCTTCAGCAGATTTGGGAAAATTATCGGCTGCGAGGTGATCAGGGACCGTCAGAGTGGCGACTCGTTGCAGTATGCGTTCATTGAATTTGCTGAGCGCAAGAGCTGCGAAGACGCCTACTTCAAAATGGATAACGTACTTATCGATGATCGTCGCATTCACGTGGACTTTTCCCAGTCTGTATCGAAGATGCGGTggaagggaaaaggaaaaggaTTTCTTTATAATGAGGAGCAGAAGAATAGCTCTGATACTCGTGTGAGAGATGGTCGAGGGATGAGTTTTGAGAAAAAGACGGGGGGAGGTGAGAGGCAGTCATATGGTAACGGAAATAGAGATGGAAATTCATACGAGAGCGGTAGAACTCACAAACACGATCAAACGAGGGAGAGAAATCGAGGGGACGACTGTTACGAGAATAATAAGCATAGCAAGGATTATCGAAGACATGGTCAATCTAATAGACGAGATACGGAACCCAGTAGGACCCGAAATAGAAGCAGGAGTAGGAATAGGAGTGGTGATGAGAGAGATCGTTTAGCTTATACAGATAATAGCAATCGACGTCGAGAACGAACAGACTACCGAGATAAGGATAAAGAAAGGAGGAGGAGAAAAGATAAAAAACGAGAGGAAGAGAAGAAATCAAGGGATTACAGTAGATCGAGGAAGGATAAGAAGAAGCGATCGAGGGATACATCGACCGAAAAATaccagagaaagaaaaaataa
- the LOC135161141 gene encoding uncharacterized protein LOC135161141 isoform X2, producing MISPWTTVGVFAIGVILAISGYAFQQYRERRHCENPCRRSSPPRIASRGNLTCPICGQRIRRNTHAMVCGHQFHRSCYADRLLDNRDNEGMFYVRCPICGEVDGTELPDNQVPPVDGLTHRRIKCCYCSATLTHALSTQLSCGHFAHSECKEHYDDIMQCQNCLPTSTQTCIVCEIPILSSITNKEQLDCGHFAHSSCSSISKLIKCSQCPRTEEKPLE from the exons ATGATATCCCCCTGGACAACTGTAGGGGTCTTTGCAATTGGGGTTATCTTAGCAATCAGTGGTTATGCGTTTCAACAATATCGAGAACGTCGTCATTGTGAAAACCCTTGCAGACG GAGCTCCCCTCCACGAATTGCAAGCAGAGGAAATTTAACATGTCCTATTTGTGGGCAAAGAATACGTCGTAATACACATGCAATGGTTTGTGGGCATCAGTTTCACCGATCGTGTTATGCTGACCGACTCCTGGACAACAGAGATAATGAGGGAATGTTTTACGTG CGGTGCCCAATTTGTGGTGAAGTTGATGGTACTGAATTGCCTGATAATCAAGTTCCACCTGTTGATGG attaaCTCACAGGAGGATAAAATGCTGCTATTGCTCAGCTACTCTCACACATGCTCTTAGCACACAGCTAAGTTGTGGACATTTCGCCCATTCTGAATGCAAGGAGCATTATGACGATATTATGCAG TGTCAAAATTGCTTGCCAACATCAACACAAACGTGCATAGTGTGTGAAATTCCCATTCTATCTTCGATTACAAATAAGGAGCAATTGGATTGTGGACATTTTGCCCATTCATCTTGTTCCAGTATTTCTAAGCTTATAAAG TGCTCGCAGTGTCCACGAACCGAAGAAAAACCGCTGGAATGA
- the LOC135161141 gene encoding uncharacterized protein LOC135161141 isoform X1 — MISPWTTVGVFAIGVILAISGYAFQQYRERRHCENPCRRSSPPRIASRGNLTCPICGQRIRRNTHAMVCGHQFHRSCYADRLLDNRDNEGMFYVRCPICGEVDGTELPDNQVPPVDGLTHRRIKCCYCSATLTHALSTQLSCGHFAHSECKEHYDDIMQCQNCLPTSTQTCIVCEIPILSSITNKEQLDCGHFAHSSCSSISKLIKYALFPVLAVSTNRRKTAGMIQ, encoded by the exons ATGATATCCCCCTGGACAACTGTAGGGGTCTTTGCAATTGGGGTTATCTTAGCAATCAGTGGTTATGCGTTTCAACAATATCGAGAACGTCGTCATTGTGAAAACCCTTGCAGACG GAGCTCCCCTCCACGAATTGCAAGCAGAGGAAATTTAACATGTCCTATTTGTGGGCAAAGAATACGTCGTAATACACATGCAATGGTTTGTGGGCATCAGTTTCACCGATCGTGTTATGCTGACCGACTCCTGGACAACAGAGATAATGAGGGAATGTTTTACGTG CGGTGCCCAATTTGTGGTGAAGTTGATGGTACTGAATTGCCTGATAATCAAGTTCCACCTGTTGATGG attaaCTCACAGGAGGATAAAATGCTGCTATTGCTCAGCTACTCTCACACATGCTCTTAGCACACAGCTAAGTTGTGGACATTTCGCCCATTCTGAATGCAAGGAGCATTATGACGATATTATGCAG TGTCAAAATTGCTTGCCAACATCAACACAAACGTGCATAGTGTGTGAAATTCCCATTCTATCTTCGATTACAAATAAGGAGCAATTGGATTGTGGACATTTTGCCCATTCATCTTGTTCCAGTATTTCTAAGCTTATAAAG taTGCTTTGTTTCCAGTGCTCGCAGTGTCCACGAACCGAAGAAAAACCGCTGGAATGATACAATGA
- the LOC135161122 gene encoding leucine-rich repeat flightless-interacting protein 2 isoform X1, with translation MESTVAGRRRTATRHSAEDQALDQIAKEAEARLAARRQARAEAREIRMRELERQQKEAEENADRVYDMCTSDGRTMRVTPDPIRTSRLLTNSNNFQSSRRSSEDSLEDAGLNRDIRLELKEFEEKFRKAMIANAQLDNEKSSYSYQVELLKDKLEELEESSATLRRELREKNRESEQLKRVNQRLKEELELCRAQLLERDTLIQDNGLVIVEDEGSEGEETGGMNGINRKRVLVSTEAAELLQNAGEGSLDVRLRKFASEKKELQDEIRHLRLDLEEAKSRNRSERSSGSILGLADSEDVQREANKLLADYKFKLQKAEQDMSTLQATVARLESQVIRYKSAAETSEKAEDELKVEKRKLQREVRESQGRVEELETANSHLQRRLDKLKNAKSALLKEL, from the exons ATGGAGTCCACGGTTGCGGGACGGAGGCGTACCGCCACCAGACATTCGGCCGAGGATCAGGCTCTCGACCAAATAGCCAAGGAG GCAGAGGCGCGATTGGCGGCGAGAAGGCAAGCGAGAGCAGAAGCTAGAGAAATTCGAATGAGAGAGTTGGAAAGACAGCAGAAAGAGGCTGAGGAGAATGCTGATAGGGTCTATGACATGTGCACTTCCGATGGAAGAACTATGAGGGTCACGCCAGATCCAATCAGGACATCACGTCTCCTCacaaattcaaacaattttcaatcaagTCGAAGATCCTCCGAGGACTCCCTGGAGGACGCAGGTCTCAACCGAGACATAAGACTAGAGTTAAAAGAGTTTGAGGAGAAGTTCAGAAAAGCCATGATTGCGAATGCTCAActtgataatgaaaaatcttcATACTCTTATCAAGTTGAGCTGTTGAAAGACAAATTAGAAGAGTTGGAGGAATCATCGGCGACTTTGCGGCGTGAgctcagagaaaaaaatagggaGTCTGAACAGCTAAAACGTGTTAATCAACGGTTAAAAGAGGAATTGGAGCTCTGCAGGGCTCAGTTGTTGGAGAGGGATACACTTATACAGGATAATGGGCTAGTTATAGTTGAGGATGAGGGGAGCGAGGGAGAGGAGACAGGTGGGATGAATGGAATCAACAGGAAGCGAGTGCTAGTCAGTACGGAGGCTGCTGAGTTGCTGCAAAATGCTGGGGAGGGTTCCTTAG ATGTTCGATTGAGAAAGTTCGCATCCGAGAAGAAGGAATTACAGGATGAAATAAGACATTTAAGATTAGACTTGGAGGAGGCAAAGAGTCGAAACAGATCGGAAAGATCCTCCGGGTCGATATTAG GTCTAGCCGATTCTGAGGATGTCCAACGCGAAGCCAATAAACTACTCGCTGATTACAAATTCAAACTGCAGAAAGCAGAGCAAGACATGTCCACGTTGCAAGCAACAGTGGCAAGGCTAGAGAGTCAAGTTATTCGTTACAAATCAGCGGCCGAAACCTCAGAGAAAGCAGAGGACGAGCTCAAGGTTGAAAAGCGCAAACTGCAAAGAGAA gTAAGGGAATCACAGGGTCGTGTTGAGGAATTAGAGACAGCAAATTCTCACCTCCAGCGACGTCtggataaattgaaaaacgcCAAGTCTGCTCTGTTGAAGGAGCTCTGA
- the LOC135161122 gene encoding leucine-rich repeat flightless-interacting protein 2 isoform X2 yields MRELERQQKEAEENADRVYDMCTSDGRTMRVTPDPIRTSRLLTNSNNFQSSRRSSEDSLEDAGLNRDIRLELKEFEEKFRKAMIANAQLDNEKSSYSYQVELLKDKLEELEESSATLRRELREKNRESEQLKRVNQRLKEELELCRAQLLERDTLIQDNGLVIVEDEGSEGEETGGMNGINRKRVLVSTEAAELLQNAGEGSLDVRLRKFASEKKELQDEIRHLRLDLEEAKSRNRSERSSGSILGLADSEDVQREANKLLADYKFKLQKAEQDMSTLQATVARLESQVIRYKSAAETSEKAEDELKVEKRKLQREVRESQGRVEELETANSHLQRRLDKLKNAKSALLKEL; encoded by the exons ATGAGAGAGTTGGAAAGACAGCAGAAAGAGGCTGAGGAGAATGCTGATAGGGTCTATGACATGTGCACTTCCGATGGAAGAACTATGAGGGTCACGCCAGATCCAATCAGGACATCACGTCTCCTCacaaattcaaacaattttcaatcaagTCGAAGATCCTCCGAGGACTCCCTGGAGGACGCAGGTCTCAACCGAGACATAAGACTAGAGTTAAAAGAGTTTGAGGAGAAGTTCAGAAAAGCCATGATTGCGAATGCTCAActtgataatgaaaaatcttcATACTCTTATCAAGTTGAGCTGTTGAAAGACAAATTAGAAGAGTTGGAGGAATCATCGGCGACTTTGCGGCGTGAgctcagagaaaaaaatagggaGTCTGAACAGCTAAAACGTGTTAATCAACGGTTAAAAGAGGAATTGGAGCTCTGCAGGGCTCAGTTGTTGGAGAGGGATACACTTATACAGGATAATGGGCTAGTTATAGTTGAGGATGAGGGGAGCGAGGGAGAGGAGACAGGTGGGATGAATGGAATCAACAGGAAGCGAGTGCTAGTCAGTACGGAGGCTGCTGAGTTGCTGCAAAATGCTGGGGAGGGTTCCTTAG ATGTTCGATTGAGAAAGTTCGCATCCGAGAAGAAGGAATTACAGGATGAAATAAGACATTTAAGATTAGACTTGGAGGAGGCAAAGAGTCGAAACAGATCGGAAAGATCCTCCGGGTCGATATTAG GTCTAGCCGATTCTGAGGATGTCCAACGCGAAGCCAATAAACTACTCGCTGATTACAAATTCAAACTGCAGAAAGCAGAGCAAGACATGTCCACGTTGCAAGCAACAGTGGCAAGGCTAGAGAGTCAAGTTATTCGTTACAAATCAGCGGCCGAAACCTCAGAGAAAGCAGAGGACGAGCTCAAGGTTGAAAAGCGCAAACTGCAAAGAGAA gTAAGGGAATCACAGGGTCGTGTTGAGGAATTAGAGACAGCAAATTCTCACCTCCAGCGACGTCtggataaattgaaaaacgcCAAGTCTGCTCTGTTGAAGGAGCTCTGA